In a genomic window of Sulfuricurvum sp.:
- a CDS encoding HAD hydrolase family protein: protein MIRLLILDVDGCMTDGKIIYTADGLELKNFNVKDGFIIKAWVKMGHIAAIITGRDSSIVAHRAKELDIAHLHQGVKDKRAVAIAMCSELGIEPHEVAVIGDDLNDYNLLQWAGQAYTPRDGSEYLKSFAEVLDRCGGDACVREMIEKVIRRNGEEEKFLALWI, encoded by the coding sequence GTGATTCGATTATTGATCTTAGATGTCGACGGATGTATGACGGACGGGAAAATTATTTATACGGCTGATGGATTGGAGTTGAAAAATTTCAATGTAAAAGACGGATTCATAATTAAAGCATGGGTAAAAATGGGCCATATTGCCGCAATTATTACCGGACGTGACTCCTCAATCGTAGCACATCGTGCAAAAGAGCTGGATATTGCCCATTTGCATCAAGGGGTCAAAGATAAACGTGCAGTTGCAATTGCGATGTGTTCAGAACTCGGGATAGAACCCCATGAAGTAGCGGTAATCGGAGATGATCTAAATGATTATAACCTTTTGCAGTGGGCGGGACAAGCCTACACCCCGCGTGACGGTTCCGAGTATCTTAAAAGTTTCGCAGAGGTTTTGGATCGATGCGGCGGAGATGCCTGTGTTCGCGAAATGATTGAAAAAGTAATTCGTCGAAACGGCGAAGAAGAAAAATTCTTAGCGCTGTGGATCTAA
- the lptA gene encoding lipopolysaccharide transport periplasmic protein LptA, whose amino-acid sequence MIIRTLIILFTLTFITLNAEELKVISDNFKGDQQKGVAVFTGNVKVTKGMDELNASKVTIYTDKDKKPYKYVAEGGVSFFIVTEQQEKYRGKSQSAVYMPNEGEYQFYTKVDLIRLDDFRRVKGDKVVVNMSQGNAVAESAKDEPVIMTFTLQEKNSKQKSTAK is encoded by the coding sequence ATGATTATTCGAACACTTATTATATTATTTACACTGACATTTATTACACTAAATGCTGAAGAGCTAAAAGTTATATCCGATAACTTTAAAGGGGATCAGCAAAAAGGTGTTGCGGTCTTTACCGGAAATGTCAAAGTGACTAAAGGTATGGATGAACTAAATGCGTCAAAGGTGACTATTTATACCGATAAAGATAAAAAACCGTATAAATATGTGGCTGAAGGCGGTGTCTCATTTTTTATCGTTACAGAACAACAAGAAAAATATCGCGGGAAGTCTCAAAGCGCCGTTTATATGCCCAATGAAGGGGAATATCAATTTTATACCAAAGTTGATTTGATTCGATTGGATGATTTCCGTCGTGTCAAAGGGGATAAAGTGGTCGTCAATATGTCACAGGGAAATGCTGTCGCTGAAAGTGCAAAAGATGAGCCTGTTATTATGACATTTACGCTTCAGGAAAAAAATTCAAAACAAAAAAGTACAGCTAAATGA
- the hisB gene encoding imidazoleglycerol-phosphate dehydratase HisB, producing the protein MIHKKRQTKETDITLSLTIAGEGKSTISTKVGFLDHMLESFAKHAQMDLSVECVGDIHIDDHHSVEDIGIVLGQALREAIYPIEKVERFGSAVIVMDEAAVSCDLDLSNRPFLVYDVPVSGKIGTFDTELAEEFFRAVVFNAGITAHIIMVRGKNKHHIIEAAFKSLAVALRRALAKNDRAGVPSTKGVL; encoded by the coding sequence ATGATCCACAAAAAACGTCAAACCAAAGAGACCGATATTACATTGTCTCTCACTATCGCAGGTGAAGGAAAAAGTACCATATCGACCAAAGTAGGCTTTTTGGATCATATGTTGGAAAGTTTTGCCAAACATGCACAAATGGATTTGAGTGTTGAATGCGTCGGAGATATCCATATTGACGATCACCATAGTGTTGAAGATATCGGGATTGTGCTAGGGCAGGCATTACGTGAAGCGATCTATCCGATTGAAAAGGTTGAGCGCTTCGGCAGTGCCGTAATCGTGATGGATGAAGCGGCAGTAAGCTGCGATTTGGATCTGAGCAACCGGCCATTTTTGGTCTATGATGTTCCGGTTTCAGGTAAAATCGGAACGTTTGATACGGAGCTTGCAGAAGAGTTTTTCCGTGCGGTTGTTTTTAATGCCGGAATTACGGCGCACATTATCATGGTACGCGGTAAAAACAAACATCATATTATTGAAGCGGCTTTTAAATCGCTTGCCGTGGCATTGCGACGTGCATTAGCGAAAAATGATCGTGCCGGGGTTCCAAGCACCAAAGGGGTACTGTGA
- the yihA gene encoding ribosome biogenesis GTP-binding protein YihA/YsxC, whose translation MIEIIDSSFLTSAPNIRLTPENEYQNEVAFMARSNTGKSSLLNTLTKRKSLAKVSATPGKTRLINYFDVVFADRETGERLSAKFVDLPGFGYAKVAKSLKTDWESNLTNFISERKQIRVFVHLIDCRHPDLEIDRSVDTYLNEISTPDQTIVTIFTKIDKLNQKELSELKKRFPGAIMVSNSKRKGVDAIVEHLYRLLKSDSE comes from the coding sequence ATGATCGAGATTATTGATTCTTCGTTTCTAACCTCGGCTCCCAATATCAGATTGACACCTGAAAACGAGTACCAAAATGAAGTTGCGTTTATGGCTCGTTCCAATACCGGTAAGAGTTCATTGCTGAATACATTAACAAAGCGTAAATCGTTAGCCAAAGTATCGGCTACTCCGGGTAAAACCCGTTTGATTAACTATTTTGATGTAGTATTCGCCGATAGGGAAACCGGAGAACGTTTAAGTGCAAAATTTGTCGATTTGCCGGGATTCGGGTACGCAAAAGTGGCAAAATCGCTTAAGACGGACTGGGAAAGCAATCTTACAAATTTCATCTCTGAGCGTAAACAAATACGCGTATTTGTCCATCTTATTGACTGCCGTCATCCCGATTTGGAGATCGACCGTTCGGTGGATACTTACCTGAACGAAATTAGTACCCCGGATCAGACGATCGTCACTATTTTTACCAAGATTGACAAACTGAATCAAAAAGAGCTCTCCGAATTAAAAAAACGTTTCCCGGGTGCCATAATGGTTTCCAATTCGAAACGAAAAGGGGTAGATGCGATTGTAGAGCATCTGTACCGATTGCTTAAAAGTGATTCTGAATGA
- the lptC gene encoding LPS export ABC transporter periplasmic protein LptC — MSINVFFVLLLVLLIGMYGFFSPNYVAHQDSREIPKIELISFTMYEISHKGIEHILEGKEGRKYDDRYTVTSANFSDNTKHLFQSIHSDDLKYQDDIVTLKGNVHYIREDGLEFRSNEGKYDTNASLIQTAGPFILTQNGNRVDGEKLVYNTEKDFVSADRIRGSYNLK; from the coding sequence ATGTCGATTAACGTTTTTTTTGTTTTGCTATTGGTTTTGCTGATAGGTATGTACGGTTTTTTTAGCCCAAATTATGTTGCGCATCAAGACAGCCGTGAAATTCCTAAAATAGAGTTAATCTCTTTCACCATGTATGAAATATCTCATAAGGGGATCGAACATATTTTAGAAGGGAAAGAGGGGCGAAAATATGATGACCGATATACGGTAACATCAGCAAATTTTAGCGATAATACGAAACATTTATTTCAATCTATCCATTCAGATGATCTTAAATACCAAGATGACATTGTTACCCTAAAAGGAAATGTCCATTATATTCGTGAAGACGGGCTGGAATTTCGTTCAAATGAGGGAAAATACGATACGAATGCATCGCTTATTCAGACTGCCGGGCCGTTTATACTAACTCAAAACGGTAACCGGGTCGATGGCGAAAAATTGGTGTACAACACCGAAAAAGATTTTGTATCCGCTGATCGTATTCGCGGAAGTTACAACTTAAAATAG